The Miscanthus floridulus cultivar M001 chromosome 6, ASM1932011v1, whole genome shotgun sequence genomic interval gcatcgagtacacacatgtggtccgggacaaaaatcaagcagcagatgcgctgtcaaagttaggatcatccgaGCCAAAGTACCACATgacatatttgttcaagacctgctcacgccctccatcaaagaagaggatcccgcggtcgacaagcctccagaccagctattggtggctacggttctggcgtcaaacaccaccaaatcacctccgaccactaagaagcccgactggagagtacctttcatcaaatacctaacagatggcagcggttacaccgatcggacagaaaacgaacgcctgatgcatcgcagtaagtagtatctgctcatcaatggcaaattgtggtgcaagaatgctaaggaggaaatcttgatgaagtgtataacccaggagaatggtgaacatctcctagacaaaatccactctggctcctgcggcaatcacgcggcctcgagaacgctggtgggcaaggctttccgagcagggttctattggccgttagcCATAGCCAATGCAGAGAggctagtccaccattgtgaaggttgtcagttcttcgccaagagaatccacgtaccaacacacgagattcagactatactaGCCTGTTGGCCCTTcgtatgctggggactggatatgatcgggcctttcaaaccggcccctaggaaatttacatgcgtctttgtgctgatcaacaaattctccaagtggatagagtacatgcccctggtcaaggcatcttcagaaaaggctgtcgcgttcctcgactaggtcatccatcgcttcggcatactcaatagcatcatcactgatctgggtactcagttcaccgggaatgctttttgggacttctgcgatgaaaggagcatagtagtaaaatacgtctcggtggcacaccctagagctaatggataggtcgagcgggcaaatggtatgatcctggatgcacttaagaagaggatgtacagagagaatgacaaagttcccagaagatggctcaaagagttaccagccatggtctggggtctcagaacctagcccagtcgcaataccgatgtatcgccatactttatggtttatggcgctgagacagtgctcccagtagatatagccttcagatcagcacgggtagagaacttcgatgaagacaaggccaatgaagtacgggagctagaagtgaatagtgcagaagagaagtgaCTCGATTCttatgtacgtacagccaaataccttgctgtgttacgcaggtactacaacaagaacgtcaaggagcgtttcttcgtggttggggacctggtcctaaagtgaaagacgaatcaggctggcgtccacaaactcgcaaccccatggcaagggcccttcatgatcaaggaggttacacgccctacatcttacaggttagctcacctagacggaacagacgtacccaattcatgccacatcgacaagcttaggcgtttctatgcttaactactaagatatgtacccctcttgtactttcgatttatttcaataaagctattatgatttctccaaccactctaatatgtcacttcgaagtctTTTGTTATtttaactctaccagttaaaaccgaccaccattccttcttaggttctcggagcaggccctgtctctggttcctcccaacgcgtgcacgagatccgctctctacgctacgggtgatcggcaggtgctctctggtttgacttgtgtgtttctacatgtgcacaagctacgcaccttacactccgaccacaagacaaaccagggccatacaaatcttttaggatgatgtgtcgactaaactggtacaactaaatagaatgccaacacattctaacttagttacatcaacacgatatccgagcttaaacatgttttctacaaaacaaacaagcttatgttgatatatagttacgttattacaagcttgcctgaaaaggtccaagtttacaataacacaaccacattttcttctatagctatagcctatactattggctggttggggcacgcggcacctgctgctcgccgggcctgacatcatgcaagggtctcggggactctggcactgatcaagctgaagaagatggccccgccgatgcctggctggtcgagaccgcaggcttcgccggttggcttgaaaatgacggcgctcccagctaacttgttgacggcgttccttgtacaggtggtgtcgcacctctacacaggttaatatcgccaattattttcgccgacaagtccagctgggtcatccgtagctcctcggccttgtctggatctaccttattcgggtatccagcctccaagcgcttgagatcgatcaaggggtagtgagcacgtactatgcttagcacatgtgcgcctgcatactctcccgcctccttcacgaactcctagaaccatccccatgccttttggcatctctcgatcaatcccagctgtgGCGTTCTTGacacatcttctgctagcgccggatcgatgaggttaaggaccggcaaaatgccctttgccacctcctggcaccgacTTCTCCAAGTGTCACGGtctttggtgatctcttggcattacgccttccagccatcatggtctttcatcacggcctccagatgcttctttgcatttatttttataactacaaaccgcacatgctgttaagacgctataCTACGCCAAACTACGATAGGCaataaaaatgagcaaaggtggttggacaacttacctttcagctcctctgtcatcttggtcgtgtggtctcgAAGCTGTgactggtcttgcgccagttttctgttgtcctcgtttaggcgatcacactccccgaccacacgactgttctcctctcagagacggatcacttcagcttctaagcctacactacagctgttactaccaacaacgcagcagcacttgtcagtagtaggtatgataaaatggctacttacctgttctttcccgctctttattactgagctggatgaccaggttctggttctaggactcttgtaATGTCTTTTCATGATTGGAGACTTCAAGTtgctggcgcaagcgttccacctccgttgtcagctccttgttgcttatAGCGATCCCCGTGATctagtcgaagcatttcttgcggtcttcattaagtcctgtgtgtagatagctaagtaagacatctatgactagacagcaagatcagggggtgaagcgaagcttacctgtaCCTCCGTCACAAGCCATTTTGCCGcccattcaactttcttggtttcttcgacctccgggatttcctcatggacaacccattggtcgttccaccaacgcaacacatacacatgttgtcgcttgtcttgcggatggcccaggacctcctccactttgtCCTATTTAGGCTCTTCTTTGGGTCTCGGTGCTGGTCTGGCGTtagcagcatctgtgatcaccacagccttcccacgGGCTATAGCGTCGATAAACGTGgtttgtgctctcacctccggtcgctgctcctcggtctgctctattaccctcgacgctgaggtgttgccctcagcaggtttagcgctcggagcactcgtGTCTGGCTCGACTCTTCCcttgaccacctgctcggggactgttgtctgactgtttGCTTGCTGAGGTCCCgatggatcttctactatgggttcctcgatggtCGGCCACTGGGCAGTCTGCTCCGCACTTATTGGCGGCGCCACGCCACTTCCGGCTAGCTAGTCtggactttcggtggacgccgagctagtacatccgagataagtttaaAAAgtaatcatattaaatgcaaattgctaacttataataaggttacaaatacttacatgttggaagcgtggaaggatgtggagaaggcgcctctcttcggccgtacttgctccacgtgctgtgcgggtgactcttggtctccctctacatccaacactatcgctgggccttggtgctcgacccctccgctgCTTGTCCTTggcgctgcagtggtcggtggtgtgctcgATAGAGTTGTCGCTCCCATCACCGGTCGTGTTCCTTGCTCCATCaactccagttgcttcctccttttttgagggacaagttgaaaggcgtctacatcttctccctcctctacGCCATCGTCTGGCCAGGCAAAAATCGCCTGTCGACGCTTGTCGACCGGGTTCTCCTCCGGGtccccctcgggctcattgatatttagcgccccccgatgagcagggtggttactgatctcttcttcgactatTTGGGGGCAGCCGACCGTTTACTAGCGGTTTTGGCTGTTGCCTCCTCTCCCACTCTGAGCACTGCTCAGTCGACGTCCTTGTCCTTGATCTcgatgctggtctgggtggtgggatcagctccttgtggccactctactccagggggtggcgacacaaacactatcgctctatcccgaccattaacctgggtaataaaagggagtgaacatagtaaatttccacttatcctaccacaatataagactacgagtACAATGCAAGACGAGTTAtctttgggggaggtcggacaagcttgaaagcgtgctcgatgtcgcgtaatttggcataatttggatcagctaagttaaatagctcgccaattctggctttgacttcgattttgtcaagcgccccttgcctcgtcctcgtcaggtccgcgctaccttgatactcgtagccaggatgtaccctcctctggcagggctggatctatcggctgatgaagctcccgaccacgctcggaccatctagttttttttccacaggatcattccaaatatttctggaatctgttccaggtgctcgggcttctctgaccagcttgtcctcttctctagaATGTATCCCACGTCGCATagcgtgatcgtgttcggctcttcacggatgtagaaccatttcttgtaccagtcgtctagcgacgtgttccatgagcaatgcaggtactgggctttcatgccgtcacggaggttgaggtacacacccccggctatcttcgaaccgccgcttcctttcttctgtagacagaaaagatggcgaaaaaatCGAAATagggctagaagccgccatatgcttcgcagagatgtataaaagtggcgacaaggaggatcgagttgggatgtagattgcaaatcccaatctcgtagtaaagacagagcccctgaagaaacggatgtaccggaaccctaaatccccgtttaaagaaatcctcgaacaccatgatctcacctggttgtggatcggggtacccctcgccctctgacgcacgccatcctgtgagctccttgttgtggagtacccccatggtgataaggtcttcaatggtctgctcgttgcttttcgatttccaccattccttcgccatgacccctgcttccttctgcgcatcacttttcgccatgactctgcccttgctggtgaacggggaaatggcgacggattgattggtggcgatttcggatgtattagggttggcgagaggaagaagaaagctgcggttgcgaatgacaatggggttcAATAaatagtaacttacctatcctatactgtatttaacccaagagttatgtcgTTTCGTCTGCCCAGGATTCTTGgaagacgtgcgcacgcgccgcagacggttattttcacagcctcgagatctacgccaatatatgcgtcTCTTCGTTgttagtgtgggagggcccacgctgacgcacctactgacaggtgccacgcaactgtttgcttgacaagacaaaaagatagtatgacgtgctatatcggtctacttctttgaccagacgtgtcagatcggACTTGTCAgagcaaaaaaaataaataactaaataaaataatagtacaagtggcatatggttttttgccacactttttgtgcttggggattatcctgcccaccctcgtgctcggagactgtcgcgactatccttgtgctcagaGACTGTACAGACCACTAtcttgctcggggactgtccagaccaccatcgtgttcGGGGACTATTCCGACCGCTCTCGTGCTCGGGGCTGTCTCGATCGccctcgtgctcgaggactaaacTGACTACGGTTATTCTCGGGGATTCATCATTTACCCATGctttgctcggggactgttccgaccactctccaaccattgctcggagactgctctcctcggctacatgtgattagtactcgcatacagttgagaggcatttattttttctcacttagaccttgctataaggctgatacatcgccttccagcaagctcggggactacatcggtacgatgcacctgccggtgcatctcgtatcgcttgtacgacgattggattctcaacttaattgaGAATTCTTTtaagaccctagcaccacgtgcctgcgtcacctactaccaggcttagggactaagtgggcacacttcaccttgtggtaaatatgcttattttatcgacccctacgctcttaCTGTTGGTCATAACTACTACTGtgcaagggtcacttacatttcttttcagaaatataagtgggcacacttgatcaggaaagaaatcttttctttttcttttgagcaccatgcattcttcggacaaccggaatcttcggctataatcatggtctactgctctctgttctgaccagaatactggcatatTTGCTTGGTTAAATGTTTCAACCAAttgaagatgacatgaagacggaacgcattagccgaaggagatcgaacggcgtgtcgcagcataatacatggtgctcgggggctagctgtgggggtattaacccctatatccttacggctaggcttgggccggcccgaaccacggggtctggcccactagaagacgacgcgcgtcCCGgtcaatctgctcggagtcccgcgtaaggaatcaaggcagacttgtagatcaagcaagatcctggtcggttagaataggaatccttatccggtcacctatgacaattgtaactggttaggattaacttttagatctgtaaccctgctcccaagactatataaggcgggtaggggacccctctcaaaacatctctcattgacatacagtacaatcagacgcaggacgtatgtattacgccttcacggcgacagaacctagataaaacctcgtgtctgtcttacgtcaccatcttgtttgtagcttgcgcatctgtctgccgataatctactaccttgggcatacccctaggtagactaccgaccatatttcgtcgatacgGTGCCACACTAGCACTGTGACCTGACATGCCACGTATGCAAAAGATTTCGTCTCTCCTCTAATAAATATGTAAGGGTACTTTCGTTACCGTGGTAAAAGTGTAAATTCCCGGATTCGCTCGCCATCCTGGGAGCCCTGGTCCAACTTGCGCGCGCACGTCTGGCTCCACGGGTGAACCAAGCGCGGGAGCTGGCCTGTCGCGTGTGGCTGTGCGCCAACATAGTTGGTTAGATAGCTCTGATGTGGCGTCCGAGTCTGATTTAACGAGTCTGCTATGGATGATGTCGATTTTGATTGTCTATATTATTTTGGGGAGCTGGTTTATAGAGATCCAAATTTATCTATACTGTTGGAGTTGTTGAGTTGAGAGAGAGCAGCGCTCGACGGTGGAAGCGGACGCGAGCGCGGTCGCAAGCTGACGCTGACGCTGACGCTGACGCTGACGCGCGCAACTGCACAACTTTGCGGCCGAGGCAACAAAGTGAGGCCCATTCAGCAGGCCCATGAACGGTTAAACCCTAGAGACAAAGGAGAGAAGGGGGCGGGGAAGCACGTGACCGGCGCCGCCCTTCGCTGGACCCTCGGCTCGCCCGCATCTATCTAaccaccggcgccggcgccggccatCGTTCCAACTTGACATGGCTGCGACGCCACCGGCCTTCACGGGCAACCTGAAGGTGAGTTCTTGAAAGATCCCCGTCCGCCATCGGCCGGTTCGGGCCATGCGCTGCGGGCGCGACATGGCCACCACCCCCATCCCAAGCGCCGACGCAGGTCCCTGGGCGGCCGCGTTGCGTCTCCACCCCGTTGCTTCCGCCATTCGAGGAACTCTCCGTTCCTCCGCCCCGCCCATATTCAATCTCCTCCGGGGAGGCATGGACGATTTGTCGCCGAGCTGTGCTGATTCGGGGGCCCGGCGTCTGTGGCATTCAGCCCTCCATTTTGCGCTTAGTAGTAGATTCAGTTCTCTGCAGTCAATAGCTCAAACACTCCTGTACATGGATCTTGGGTTAACGTGACTGCGAATGTTACGATTTTATTGGGCATCCTTTTAGTTGATTGTAGCTTGAACCTTTGATCCTGATTATCTACCATTTTATGTCCCTTGCTTATGGTGTTCCATGTCtttttgaataaactattgtcaTTTTATCTTTCCTGAGAGATGAAATGGGACATAGTAGATTTATGCATATTCAGCTGCCTTTGCTAGTCATTATGTGATTTTGTAAGCTTCCTGAACCTGCCACTGAATTATTTCAACATATTTAGTAATGTGCTGACAGTATATGCAGAAATTGAGTACCTTTTCTGTTTATTTTGTCAATGAAGTGATAAAAAACAATGGTGTGTTATGTGTGGCCATGTTGCATGAGCAAAGATGCATAtgtgtttctttatttttttcaccTGAAAAGGAAAATAATTCTGCAAGTAGAATCTCGAGTACCCGAAATGTTATTTCTGAATCTGCAGTTCTGCACCATGTTGATGTCAAGTACTAGCACTGATGGTTTCCTTTTTGATATGTGCAGAAAGCACTTGCAGGTCTGAGAAGAATCAATTTAGATGGGCTGCGATGGCGTGTATTTGATGCTAAGGGTCAGGTTAGGATTGTTTTTCTAGTTTGATGCAAGGATGAACTTATCGTAAAAAGGATAGAGGCTGTGAGGTAAAATTTTCTATGTGATATAGGTGCTTGGACGATTGGCTTCCCAAATAGCTGTTGTGCTTCAAGGCAAGGATAAACCGACCTATGCACCACATGTGGAAAATGGAGACATGTGCATTGTACTTAATGCAAAGGATATCAGTGTTACAGGAAGGAAAATGACAGATAAGATTTACTACTGGCATACAGGGTTAGTAAATCCCAGCAAAAAAGTTGTTGATTGCATTATTTTTGAGATTTTTGTTAACTTTCTCTTGTTATGTGTTTATCCCCAAATAGGTATGTTGGCCATTTGAAGGAAAGGAGGCTCAAGGACCAGATGGAGAAAGACCCAACTGAAGTGATTCGCAAAGCTGTGCTGCGCATGCTTCCCCGCAACAGACTGCGTGATGTAAGTGAAACTTCATTTCTCTTTCATTCTGCATTTGAGACTTAGACAtgagctcttttttttttttgaggttgAATAACTGGATTTTAATGCTAGCTTTATTTGCTGTTTCTAACATTGTAATGAATACTGTATCTATCCTGTTTCTGATATGTATTACTAGGATCATGCCctgcgttgcaacgggaacaaAATAATATCATgataatttaaataaacataagtcTAATACATATGTATCGATGTATGGCTGAAGTTTGCTTACGTTCACATTTTCAGCTGGTTTTGGAGCCCCTGTATGTCTGCTTATTTGCAAAAACCAATGAAGCTCCAGCTAGTCTCTGTAAAAATCAATATCGTAAGGATGAACATTTGGAACACTTTCTGAGTAAAATTTTAGGCTACGGTGGCAAAGAGACAGTATTCTTTACTGCCACACCATAGTAGTTCCTCCTTCCTGGTTTGACCCTCAATGTTTGAAATGCTATTTCAGTACAATTTCTATGCATAAAGTCATAGCGTTTGATACCATCAAGAGAAAAATATCCATTTTCCAGTTCATTAACCAAGACACCTCTATCATTAAGTAAACGGGTTACGATAATCCAGTAGCACTATTCAATTTTATCTTTTATAGGACATCTATCATTTCGAACTGAATATATCAAACAGTAAATATCAGTCGTCTTCCTGGCATTGAAGGACCATAATGTTTTTTTATACAACAATTTTATAGAACTACAACGAAATATCCAGTTCATCACCATTGCTTAAAGGTCTGGTAATAGCATACATCTTCTTTCAAGAGATTGTGGAGTTCAGGCAGCACAGTAATCATCAAGCCTCCTAATGTCTGAACTATCATCATCAAGCCTCCTTATTCCTGAACTATCAACAATTGCCAGAATCTCATACAGGTCACATAGAGTGTCGAGCTTCCAATCTTCCTTCTCCACTTTGACATAGAACTGCTTGATACCCTCAAGGGTGAGCTCATCTCTCTTGACGAGAATCCTAACAGGCTTGTTCATGAACTTGTGGGTGATCTCAAGGGCCTCAGGGGGCGGTAGCTGAGAACACACCGACCTGAATCTTCGATGGAAGAAGCTGGAAGATATCATAGATCTGCAAAGGGCACATGTCAGTTGAAGGCAAGC includes:
- the LOC136459631 gene encoding uncharacterized protein, encoding MAATPPAFTGNLKKALAGLRRINLDGLRWRVFDAKGQVLGRLASQIAVVLQGKDKPTYAPHVENGDMCIVLNAKDISVTGRKMTDKIYYWHTGYVGHLKERRLKDQMEKDPTEVIRKAVLRMLPRNRLRDDRDRKLRIFSRNEHPFHDRPLEPFVMPPRQVREMRPRARRAMLRAQKKEQANRAKEEEDAKNATAEVTA